A genome region from Streptomyces sp. S4.7 includes the following:
- a CDS encoding Lrp/AsnC family transcriptional regulator, with amino-acid sequence MEELDRQIVELLVKDGRMSYTDLGKATGLSTSAVHQRVRRLEQRGVVRGYAAVVDPEAVGLPLTAFISVKPFDPSAPDDIAERLAPIPEIEACHSVAGEENYILKVRVATPLELEHLLTRIRTLAGVSTRTTVVLSTPYEARAPHF; translated from the coding sequence ATGGAGGAGCTGGATCGTCAGATCGTGGAGTTGCTCGTCAAGGACGGGCGGATGAGCTACACCGACCTGGGCAAGGCCACGGGTCTGTCCACCTCGGCGGTGCATCAGCGGGTCCGCAGGCTGGAGCAGCGCGGAGTGGTGCGGGGGTACGCGGCCGTCGTCGACCCGGAAGCCGTCGGCCTGCCGCTGACGGCGTTCATCTCGGTCAAACCCTTCGACCCCAGCGCGCCGGACGACATCGCGGAGCGGCTCGCCCCGATCCCCGAGATCGAGGCGTGCCACAGCGTGGCCGGCGAGGAGAACTACATCCTCAAGGTGCGGGTGGCCACGCCGCTGGAACTGGAGCACCTGCTGACCCGGATCCGCACGCTGGCGGGTGTCTCCACCCGCACGACGGTCGTCCTGTCCACGCCGTACGAGGCGAGGGCGCCGCACTTCTAG
- a CDS encoding acyl-CoA dehydrogenase family protein → MPDRAPRPVDRQLPTEESKDLLALVRDIIEREIVPVAAEEEAVGHFPRRNFSLLSESGLLGLPYDSEHGGGDQPYEVYLQVLEELAAARLTVGLGVSVHSLACHALASYGTADQQAEHLPAMLGGGLLGAYCLSEPASGSDAASLRTKAVRDGDDWVITGTKAWITHGGVADFYSVLARTGGEGAGGISAFLVPGDAEGLVAAAPEKKMGMNGSPTAQLHFDGVRIGDDRRIGDEGQGFAIALAALDSGRLGIAACAVGVAQAALDEAVEYATGRRQFGRPIADFQGLRFMLADMATRIEAGRALYLAAARLRDAGLPFSRQAAMAKLFCTDTAMQVTTDAVQVLGGYGYTADFPVERYMREAKVLQIVEGTNQIQRMVIARHLAGPETR, encoded by the coding sequence ATGCCCGACCGCGCCCCGCGTCCGGTGGACCGTCAGCTGCCCACCGAGGAGTCCAAGGACCTGCTCGCACTCGTACGCGACATCATCGAGCGGGAGATCGTCCCCGTGGCGGCCGAGGAGGAGGCGGTGGGACACTTCCCGCGGCGGAACTTCTCCCTCCTCTCCGAATCGGGCCTGCTCGGCCTCCCGTACGACTCCGAACACGGCGGCGGCGACCAGCCGTACGAGGTCTATCTCCAGGTCCTCGAGGAACTCGCCGCGGCCCGTCTCACCGTCGGCCTCGGCGTCAGCGTCCACTCCCTGGCCTGCCACGCGCTCGCCTCGTACGGCACGGCCGACCAGCAGGCCGAGCACCTCCCCGCCATGCTGGGCGGCGGTCTGCTCGGCGCGTACTGCCTCTCCGAGCCCGCCTCGGGCTCCGACGCCGCCTCACTGCGCACGAAGGCCGTCAGGGACGGCGACGACTGGGTGATCACCGGCACCAAGGCATGGATCACCCACGGCGGCGTCGCGGACTTCTACAGCGTGCTCGCGCGCACCGGGGGCGAGGGCGCCGGAGGCATCTCGGCCTTCCTGGTGCCCGGCGACGCCGAGGGACTGGTCGCCGCCGCGCCCGAGAAGAAGATGGGCATGAACGGCTCGCCCACCGCCCAACTCCACTTCGACGGCGTCCGGATCGGCGACGACCGGCGGATCGGCGACGAGGGGCAGGGCTTCGCGATCGCCCTCGCCGCGCTCGACTCCGGCCGTCTCGGGATCGCGGCCTGCGCCGTGGGTGTCGCCCAGGCCGCCCTCGACGAGGCCGTCGAGTACGCGACGGGACGCCGGCAGTTCGGCCGCCCCATCGCCGACTTCCAGGGGCTGCGCTTCATGCTCGCCGACATGGCCACCCGTATCGAGGCGGGACGGGCCCTGTACCTCGCGGCGGCGCGACTGCGCGACGCCGGCCTGCCGTTCTCCCGGCAGGCGGCGATGGCGAAGCTGTTCTGCACGGACACCGCGATGCAGGTGACCACGGACGCCGTCCAGGTGCTCGGCGGTTACGGCTACACGGCCGACTTCCCCGTCGAGCGCTACATGCGCGAGGCGAAGGTGCTCCAGATCGTCGAAGGCACCAACCAGATCCAGCGCATGGTGATCGCCCGGCACCTCGCGGGGCCCGAGACCCGCTGA
- a CDS encoding glycoside hydrolase family 18 protein, producing the protein MLRPHRPRARFRALVAAACTAVLGVSLLAGAGTAAADQEKAPAAPTAAGEKVIGYFANWGVYDRNYHVKNIETSGSADKLTHINYAFGNVQGGKCTIGDAFADYEKAYTADQSVDGVADAWDQPLRGNFNQLRKLKELHPGLKVIWSFGGWSWSGGFGEAAKDPAAFAKSCHDLVEDPRWADVFDGIDVDWEYPNACGLTCDTSGPDAFTDMVSALRTEFGGDNLVTAAITADASDGGRIDATDYGAAAQYLDWYLPMTYDFFGAFAAQGPTAPHSPLTSYDGIPQEGFNSDAAITKLKAKGVPAEKLLLGIGFYGRGWTGVTQSEPGGSATGAAAGTYEAGIEDYKVLKNTCPANGTVAGTAYAHCGNNWWSYDTPATIGTKMDYKNEQGLGGTFFWELSGDTTDGELIKAIN; encoded by the coding sequence ATGCTCAGACCGCACCGTCCCCGCGCCCGTTTCCGGGCGCTCGTCGCCGCGGCGTGTACCGCCGTTCTCGGCGTGTCCCTGCTCGCCGGCGCCGGTACCGCGGCCGCCGACCAGGAGAAGGCCCCGGCGGCCCCCACAGCCGCCGGCGAGAAGGTCATCGGATACTTCGCCAACTGGGGTGTCTACGACCGGAATTACCACGTCAAGAACATCGAGACCTCCGGGTCGGCCGACAAGCTGACTCATATCAACTACGCGTTCGGCAACGTCCAGGGCGGCAAGTGCACCATCGGTGACGCCTTCGCCGACTACGAGAAGGCCTACACCGCCGACCAGAGCGTCGACGGTGTCGCCGACGCCTGGGACCAGCCGCTGCGGGGCAACTTCAACCAGCTCCGCAAGCTCAAGGAGCTGCACCCCGGCCTCAAGGTGATCTGGTCGTTCGGCGGCTGGTCCTGGTCGGGCGGCTTCGGTGAGGCGGCGAAGGACCCGGCCGCGTTCGCCAAGTCCTGCCACGACCTGGTCGAGGACCCGCGCTGGGCCGATGTCTTCGACGGCATCGACGTCGACTGGGAGTACCCGAACGCCTGCGGTCTGACCTGCGACACCAGCGGGCCGGACGCCTTCACCGACATGGTGTCGGCGCTCCGTACGGAGTTCGGCGGCGACAACCTGGTCACGGCGGCCATCACCGCCGACGCCTCCGACGGCGGCAGGATCGACGCCACCGACTACGGCGCCGCGGCCCAGTACCTCGACTGGTACCTGCCGATGACGTACGACTTCTTCGGCGCGTTCGCGGCGCAGGGCCCCACGGCTCCGCACTCGCCGCTCACGTCGTACGACGGCATCCCGCAGGAGGGCTTCAACTCCGACGCGGCGATCACCAAGCTGAAGGCCAAGGGCGTTCCCGCGGAGAAGCTGCTGCTGGGCATCGGCTTCTACGGCCGCGGCTGGACCGGGGTCACCCAGTCCGAGCCGGGCGGCAGCGCGACGGGCGCGGCGGCCGGCACGTACGAGGCGGGCATCGAGGACTACAAGGTCCTGAAGAACACCTGCCCGGCCAACGGCACCGTGGCCGGTACGGCGTACGCGCACTGCGGCAACAACTGGTGGAGCTACGACACCCCCGCCACCATCGGCACCAAGATGGACTACAAGAACGAGCAGGGCCTGGGAGGCACCTTCTTCTGGGAGCTCAGCGGTGACACGACCGACGGTGAGCTGATCAAGGCGATCAACTGA
- a CDS encoding TetR/AcrR family transcriptional regulator, which produces MNNRQQRGESERAQLRRSELIATGRKLFADTSYDALSMDDIAQHAGVAKGLIYYYFKNKRGYYLAIIEDSVMELVSLAAGGGDLPNTQRVQRTVEAYLRFAEFNEAAYRTIITGGVGFDTQVQAIRDAVRTGLVSTVAEGAYGRQDIPPIARLALLGWLSSVEWLTLEWLEHRDELTREIPRDLLVRMLRHTLNTIEEFAPECPAPPPDPDFRPYTGR; this is translated from the coding sequence TTGAACAACAGGCAGCAGCGTGGTGAGAGTGAGCGGGCGCAGTTGCGTCGCTCCGAACTCATCGCCACCGGCCGGAAGTTGTTCGCCGACACGTCGTACGACGCCCTGTCGATGGACGATATCGCCCAGCACGCGGGTGTCGCCAAGGGGCTGATCTACTACTACTTCAAGAACAAGCGCGGCTACTACCTCGCCATCATCGAGGACTCGGTGATGGAGCTGGTCTCGCTCGCGGCGGGCGGCGGTGATCTGCCGAACACCCAGCGCGTACAGCGCACGGTCGAGGCGTATCTGCGATTCGCCGAGTTCAACGAGGCCGCCTACCGGACGATCATCACGGGCGGCGTCGGCTTCGACACCCAGGTGCAGGCGATCCGCGACGCGGTGCGCACGGGACTGGTCTCCACCGTCGCCGAGGGCGCGTACGGCCGTCAGGACATCCCGCCGATCGCCAGACTCGCCCTGCTCGGCTGGCTCAGCAGCGTCGAGTGGCTGACGCTCGAATGGCTGGAGCACCGCGACGAGCTGACCCGGGAGATTCCGCGCGATCTGCTGGTGCGGATGCTGCGGCACACGCTCAACACGATCGAGGAGTTCGCGCCGGAGTGTCCGGCGCCGCCGCCGGACCCGGACTTCCGTCCGTACACCGGCCGCTGA
- a CDS encoding IS110 family transposase: MVDTTAIDLFLGLDLGKEFHHAHGRTRDGRTVHDKRLPNTEPRLLELFTRLVAKFGTVLVIVDQVANIGALPLTVARAAGCRVAYLPGLSMRRAADLHPGEAKTDARDAFVIAETARTMPHTLRAVDRDDEVLAELTMLTGYDNDLAGEVNRTTNRLRGLLSQIHPSLERVLGPRLAYPYIQALLQRHGSPARLKKLGRARCESLLKAHGSRKAHHLTAEIFDALAEQTLVVPGTEASALIVPGLAAQLAAAHTQRRQAEQEIAALLEALPLFHLLTSLPGLGVRTTAAVIVAIGDGTGFPSAGHLASYAGLAPATKSSGTSIRGEHAPHRGNRLLKRALFQAAFAAIGCKTDPSSRTYYDRQRARGKTHTQAILRLARQRVNVIHAMIRTGALYEARTPGDVDLAA, encoded by the coding sequence ATGGTCGACACGACCGCGATAGATCTCTTCCTCGGCCTGGACCTGGGCAAGGAGTTCCACCACGCCCACGGCCGGACCCGGGACGGCAGAACCGTGCACGACAAGCGGCTGCCCAACACCGAGCCGAGACTGCTGGAGCTGTTCACCAGGCTGGTGGCGAAGTTCGGCACCGTTCTGGTGATCGTGGACCAGGTCGCGAACATCGGTGCGCTGCCGCTGACGGTGGCCCGTGCGGCGGGCTGCCGGGTGGCCTACCTGCCCGGGCTGTCGATGCGGCGGGCCGCCGACCTGCATCCCGGCGAGGCCAAGACCGATGCCCGCGACGCGTTCGTGATCGCCGAGACCGCCCGCACGATGCCGCACACCCTGCGGGCGGTGGACCGCGACGACGAGGTGCTGGCCGAGCTGACGATGCTCACCGGTTACGACAACGACCTGGCCGGCGAGGTCAACCGCACCACCAACCGGCTGCGTGGCCTGCTCTCCCAGATCCATCCCTCCCTCGAACGTGTCCTCGGCCCCCGCCTGGCCTACCCCTACATCCAGGCTCTCCTCCAGCGCCACGGCTCCCCAGCCAGGCTGAAGAAACTGGGCCGGGCCCGCTGCGAGTCCCTGCTCAAGGCGCACGGTTCGCGCAAGGCCCACCACCTCACCGCAGAGATCTTCGACGCGCTCGCCGAGCAGACCCTCGTCGTTCCCGGCACCGAGGCATCCGCGCTGATCGTGCCGGGACTCGCCGCCCAGCTCGCCGCCGCCCACACTCAGCGCCGCCAGGCCGAGCAGGAGATCGCTGCCCTGCTGGAGGCCCTCCCTCTTTTCCACCTCCTGACCTCCTTGCCCGGCCTGGGCGTCAGGACCACGGCCGCCGTGATCGTCGCGATCGGTGACGGCACCGGTTTCCCCAGCGCCGGACACCTCGCCTCCTACGCCGGACTCGCCCCGGCCACGAAGTCCTCCGGCACCTCGATTCGCGGCGAACACGCACCCCACCGCGGCAACCGGCTCCTCAAACGGGCCCTGTTCCAGGCCGCGTTCGCCGCGATCGGCTGCAAAACCGACCCGTCCTCCCGGACCTACTACGACCGCCAACGCGCACGCGGCAAGACCCACACCCAGGCGATCCTCCGCCTGGCCCGCCAGCGCGTGAACGTCATCCACGCGATGATCCGCACCGGGGCTCTCTACGAAGCACGCACCCCGGGCGACGTCGACCTCGCTGCCTGA
- a CDS encoding peptidase C39 family protein gives MNSPAASWNSPASRRTVLATALAAAGAGALSAAAPALAAAPAAPSARSAAHHRAAARVDNRFWSSAADWRGGTANGTKVLSGGRSGLAIATPAGSTDYTDPHTGSTSTWEYATWTSPVHRSKVPATEAIASWNADTPAGTWIQTELRGTYSDGAATPWYVMGRWASGDGDIRRTSVDDQTDDRSSVWTDTFAVDDPASGLRLVSYQLRLTLHRKPGTTLTPTVRRVGAMASDIPDRFTVPAAAHQVARELGVPRYSQNTHIGQYPEYDNGGEAWCSPTSSQMIIEYWGRKPTAADLAWVNPDFADPQVCHAARFTFDYQYDGCGNWPFNAAYAAGYKDMNAVVTRLGSLTDVERLIRAGIPVITSQSFLASELTGAGYGTSGHLMTVIGFTAAGDVIANDPASPSNEAVRRIYKRREWENIWLRTKRYNAAGTVVSGTGGVCYLYWPVEPTSAQRKALEAVGVR, from the coding sequence ATGAACAGCCCAGCAGCATCCTGGAACAGCCCGGCGTCGCGCCGCACGGTGCTCGCCACGGCCCTCGCGGCGGCCGGCGCGGGCGCGCTCTCGGCCGCGGCGCCCGCCCTGGCCGCCGCTCCCGCCGCACCGTCCGCCCGGTCCGCCGCCCACCACCGCGCGGCCGCCCGGGTGGACAACCGGTTCTGGAGCTCCGCCGCCGACTGGCGGGGCGGTACGGCCAACGGCACGAAGGTCCTCTCCGGCGGCCGCTCCGGACTGGCCATCGCCACCCCCGCGGGCAGCACCGACTACACGGACCCGCACACCGGGAGCACCAGCACCTGGGAGTACGCGACCTGGACCTCACCCGTCCACCGCTCCAAGGTCCCGGCCACCGAGGCGATCGCCTCCTGGAACGCCGACACCCCCGCGGGCACCTGGATCCAGACCGAGCTGCGCGGCACCTACTCCGACGGCGCGGCGACCCCCTGGTACGTGATGGGCCGCTGGGCCTCCGGGGACGGCGACATCCGCCGCACGTCCGTCGACGACCAGACGGACGACCGCAGCAGCGTCTGGACCGACACCTTCGCCGTCGACGACCCGGCGAGCGGTCTGCGCCTGGTGTCGTACCAGCTCCGTCTCACGCTCCACCGCAAGCCCGGCACCACGCTCACGCCGACGGTCCGGCGGGTCGGCGCGATGGCCTCGGACATCCCCGACCGCTTCACCGTCCCGGCCGCCGCGCACCAGGTGGCGCGCGAGCTGGGGGTGCCGCGCTACTCGCAGAACACGCACATCGGTCAGTACCCGGAGTACGACAACGGCGGCGAGGCCTGGTGCAGCCCCACCTCCTCCCAGATGATCATCGAGTACTGGGGCCGCAAGCCCACCGCCGCCGATCTGGCCTGGGTGAACCCGGACTTCGCCGACCCACAGGTCTGTCACGCGGCCCGGTTCACGTTCGACTACCAGTACGACGGCTGCGGCAACTGGCCCTTCAACGCGGCGTACGCGGCCGGGTACAAGGACATGAACGCCGTCGTCACCCGGCTCGGCTCGCTCACCGACGTCGAGCGGCTGATCCGCGCGGGCATCCCGGTCATCACCTCGCAGTCCTTCCTGGCGAGCGAGCTGACCGGCGCGGGCTACGGCACCTCCGGCCATCTGATGACCGTGATCGGCTTCACGGCCGCCGGCGACGTGATCGCCAACGACCCCGCCTCCCCGAGCAACGAGGCCGTACGGCGGATCTACAAGCGCCGTGAGTGGGAGAACATCTGGCTGCGGACCAAGCGGTACAACGCCGCGGGCACGGTCGTCTCCGGTACCGGCGGCGTCTGCTACCTCTACTGGCCCGTGGAGCCCACCTCGGCCCAGCGCAAGGCGCTGGAGGCCGTAGGCGTGCGCTGA
- a CDS encoding AAA family ATPase — MDIGTQGAGAPADLAWVRGVDAYTMGAYPQAEEEFREAVRLDPGMADGWLGLHALRVDTTTALLHMYRHRDRFGEQRSRHRRTLNSWYWLGWWVQPVLESRRDLLLAHASHWLDGRHVPELDRALAGLPPVDADPHVRFLHACRAYLVKDWDQLVRHTESLVNDPLLGVEAGLFGGMARVRLEMYGQAEPLLSTSLMRCRSEQPQRKELRYWLARAHEGTGRSAAALPLYRAVHRTDPTFMDTAARLAAITDSDGYDGADDSAGLASVALAGFGQDALDAQIDGEYPQGPDPRPGAEGQSPFGGGVPPNPPNPVDPVDGIREKAGVPSQPLPPQFPDRPTDPVLLAEALAELERMVGLEPVKRQVKALSAQLNMARLRAGQGLPVQPPKRHFVFSGPSGTGKTTVARILGRVFYALGLLGGDHLVEAQRADLVGEFLGQTAVKANELIDSAIGGVLFVDEAYSLANSGYSKGDAYGDEALQVLLKRAEDNRNHLVVILAGYPEGMDRLLATNPGLSSRFTTRVDFPSYRPLELTAIGEVLAAENDDVWDEEALDELRSISGHVVDQGWINELGNGRFLRTLYEKSCAYRDLRLSGYGSTPGRDDLATLRLPDLMQAYGEVLSGRGPADRGRAPGDPPQL, encoded by the coding sequence ATGGACATCGGCACGCAGGGCGCTGGAGCCCCGGCCGATCTCGCGTGGGTACGTGGTGTGGATGCGTACACGATGGGGGCGTATCCACAGGCGGAGGAGGAGTTCCGGGAGGCCGTACGGCTCGATCCCGGCATGGCGGACGGCTGGCTGGGGCTGCACGCGCTGCGGGTCGACACCACGACCGCGCTGCTGCACATGTACCGCCACCGCGACCGCTTCGGCGAGCAGCGCTCCCGCCACCGCCGCACGCTCAACTCCTGGTACTGGCTGGGCTGGTGGGTGCAGCCCGTGCTGGAGAGCCGGCGCGACCTGCTGCTCGCGCACGCCTCGCACTGGCTCGACGGCCGGCACGTGCCCGAGCTGGACCGGGCGCTGGCGGGGCTGCCGCCCGTGGACGCCGATCCCCATGTGCGTTTCCTGCACGCCTGCCGGGCCTATCTGGTCAAGGACTGGGACCAGTTGGTGCGCCACACCGAGTCCCTCGTCAACGACCCGCTGCTGGGAGTCGAGGCGGGCCTCTTCGGCGGTATGGCACGCGTCCGGCTGGAGATGTACGGACAGGCCGAGCCGCTCCTCTCGACATCCCTGATGCGCTGTCGCAGCGAACAGCCGCAGCGCAAGGAGCTGCGCTACTGGCTGGCGCGCGCCCACGAGGGGACCGGGCGCAGCGCCGCCGCGCTGCCGCTGTACCGGGCCGTGCACCGGACGGACCCCACCTTCATGGACACCGCCGCCCGGCTCGCGGCGATCACCGACTCCGACGGGTACGACGGGGCGGACGATTCGGCGGGTCTCGCGTCGGTCGCGCTGGCGGGGTTCGGTCAGGACGCGCTGGACGCGCAGATCGACGGCGAGTATCCGCAGGGCCCCGACCCGCGGCCGGGCGCCGAGGGCCAGTCCCCCTTCGGCGGGGGTGTTCCGCCGAACCCGCCGAACCCGGTGGACCCGGTGGACGGGATACGGGAGAAGGCGGGCGTACCGTCGCAGCCCCTTCCCCCGCAGTTCCCCGACCGCCCCACCGACCCGGTCCTGCTCGCCGAGGCGCTGGCCGAACTGGAGCGGATGGTCGGCCTGGAGCCGGTGAAACGCCAGGTCAAGGCGTTGTCCGCACAGCTCAACATGGCGCGGTTACGGGCCGGACAGGGGCTGCCCGTACAGCCGCCCAAGCGTCACTTCGTCTTCTCCGGCCCCTCGGGCACCGGCAAGACGACGGTCGCGCGCATCCTCGGCCGGGTCTTCTACGCGCTCGGACTGCTCGGCGGTGATCATCTGGTCGAGGCCCAGCGGGCCGATCTGGTCGGCGAGTTCCTGGGGCAGACGGCGGTGAAGGCGAACGAGCTGATCGACTCGGCGATCGGTGGCGTGCTGTTCGTCGACGAGGCGTACAGCCTCGCCAACTCGGGCTACAGCAAGGGTGACGCGTACGGCGACGAGGCCCTCCAGGTGCTCCTGAAGCGCGCGGAGGACAACCGGAACCATCTCGTGGTGATACTCGCCGGCTATCCGGAGGGCATGGACCGGCTGCTCGCCACCAACCCCGGTCTCTCCTCCCGTTTCACGACGCGCGTCGACTTCCCCAGCTACCGGCCCCTCGAACTGACCGCGATCGGCGAGGTGCTGGCCGCCGAGAACGACGACGTGTGGGACGAGGAGGCGCTGGACGAGCTGCGCAGCATCAGCGGCCATGTCGTCGACCAGGGCTGGATCAACGAGCTGGGCAACGGCCGCTTCCTGCGCACGCTGTACGAGAAGAGCTGCGCGTACCGCGATCTGCGGCTCTCGGGTTACGGCAGCACACCGGGACGCGACGAT